Proteins co-encoded in one Theileria equi strain WA chromosome 3, complete sequence genomic window:
- a CDS encoding uncharacterized protein (encoded by transcript BEWA_000830A), producing the protein MTDERTRLLGPSNEAVKRRGYALSSLIFTVPLINVYILYKLDPQLYQLRLVSVIYSLFCVSIAILGVYGVITKSSQALKTSIVLLIIENALSIIVALVVLYMYYKGIKALRNEDILLSSYLKKIHNALVFSLSLYVISRCFVFIPAAHIIELEARCEAAQKTVQEQDEEKFTIDVKDNEF; encoded by the coding sequence ATGACAGACGAACGTACAAGGCTCCTCGGGCCTTCAAATGAGGCTGTCAAGCGCAGAGGATATGCGCTCTCATCACTCATATTTACAGTACCACTCATCAACGTCTACATTCTCTACAAACTAGACCCGCAACTGTATCAACTGAGGCTGGTTTCAGTCATATACTCACTATTCTGTGTCTCTATCGCTATCTTGGGTGTCTATGGAGTAATCACCAAAAGTTCACAGGCACTCAAAACTTCAATCGTACTTCTCATTATCGAAAACGCTCTCTCAATCATTGTTGCACTTGTAGTGCTTTACATGTACTATAAAGGAATCAAGGCATTGCGAAATGAAGACATTCTACTCTCGAGTTATCTCAAGAAAATACACAATGCACTTGTTTTCTCACTATCGCTATACGTTATTTCAAGGTGTTTTGTCTTTATACCAGCTGCTCATATAATCGAGCTGGAAGCAAGATGTGAAGCAGCCCAAAAAACTGTCCAGGAAcaggatgaagaaaagtttACTATTGATGTTAAGGATAATGAATTTTGA
- a CDS encoding hypothetical protein (encoded by transcript BEWA_000880A): MTSDGVIIELKHKPDENNRNGKTYTDASTGSRKITVKRFEEPQGSNFYKYTYENENKNDSHGGNFILKAIWDDSGKHIEIPLPDDKKIDGDKLEQTLDELNCYSNNAVTINLTMSNSQNHIDGGQDCCSEHKNEKRVSVKEVEIEGGKQKTKYTKYSISNGKVAGITSYKDDASNDEKNRKRDKSVTCWFQKPSSTGNNDNKQWENVSSQLQGINKDKIENEQLTCSQRTDLAKVLKLGRNNLQECTQETAGLEQSERLLRTDEDAEEQRPKHKATEERKEEAETGEEEKKENEKGSPERQVANGPYGPRGAGGPPSPPGDKGDDGEPSVPGKHGDSAKELDSGTTSLPSRDTGPKDALPTLGNTTETFTPGYPATYYSNS, encoded by the exons ATGACGAGTGATGGAGTAATCATTGAACTCAAACATAAGCCAGATGAAAATAACAGGAATGGAAAAACTTATACAGATGCTTCCACCGGAAGTAGGAAAATTACCGTCAAACGATTTGAAGAACCCCAAGGATCTAacttttataaatacacCTACGAAAATGAGAATAAGAATGATAGTCATGGAGGAAACTTTATACTAAAGGCGATCTGGGATGATAGTGGCAAACATATAGAGATACCTCTTCCAGACGATAAAAAG ATAGATGGTGATAAACTTGAGCAAACTCTGGACGAACTTAACTGTTATAGCAACAACGCAGTCACCATCAATCTTACAATGAGTAACTCTCAGAATCATATTGACGGAGGACAGGATTGTTGCAGTGAACATAAAAATGAGAAGAGGGTCTCTGTCAAGGAAGTTGAGATAGAAGGTGGTAAGCAAAAAACTAAGTACACCAAGTACTCCATTTCCAACGGAAAAGTAGCGGGAATTACGTCttataaagatgatgctagtaatgatgaaaagaataGAAAAC GGGATAAATCTGTTACTTGTTGGTTTCAGAAGCCTTCCAGTACTGGTAATAATGACAATAAACAATGGGAAAATGTCTCCAGTCAACTCCAGGGTATTAATAAGGATAAGATAGAAAATGAACAACTCACCTGCTCTCAGCGGACCGATCTTGCAAAAGTACTTAAGCTCGGTAGAAATAActtgcaagaatgtacTCAAGAGACGGCCGGTCTGGAACAATCAGAACGATTATTACGTACTGATGAAGATGCTGAAGAACAAAGACCAAAACATAAAGCGACTGAGGAACGTAAGGAAGAAGCTGAGACTggagaagaggaaaagaaagagaatgaaaaagGCTCACCTGAAAGACAAGTTGCTAATGGTCCCTATGGACCTAGAGGAGCTGGAGGACCTCCTAGTCCACCTGGTGataaaggagatgatgGTGAACCTAGTGTTCCTGGTAAACATGGTGATAGTGCTAAAGAACTAGACTCTGGTACTACTAGTCTACCTAGTCGAGATACTGGACCTAAAGATGCTCTTCCTACTCTTGGTAATACTACTGAAACTTTTACTCCTGGATATCCTGCCACATATTATTCCAACTCATAA
- a CDS encoding signal peptide-containing protein (encoded by transcript BEWA_000890A) encodes MFFLASFIFLTLVTCGDIVVLDISSPVNPNKIVEIKYNGDGFKQSLYFPYLRVVIGSIVDGYQTIWEATKKGEICHRFKVNKQYGKYTLAYADISRNRQSRIVYYQFINGLWVIIDEQLYLRLYMKMQTERRFDISDPGRTDMCHIQDYCPFGAPSFIYTPFNKYHVKSVVDGNQVLWTSDENKCEYVVIHGDVHDPRFLHCFIKAPVTYDTLYFEKINGLWTSIPRDLFFSRLDQFDRETEALAQTQYQNGREIEHEENDIS; translated from the coding sequence ATGTTCTTTTTGGCATCTTTTATATTTCTTACTCTTGTTACATGTGGAGATATTGTGGTACTTGACATCTCTTCTCCTGTTAATCCAAACAAGATTGTAGAGATCAAGTACAATGGAGACGGTTTTAAACAAAGCCTCTACTTTCCATACTTGAGGGTTGTCATTGGGAGCATTGTTGATGGATATCAAACGATATGGGAGGCAACAAAAAAGGGTGAAATATGCCACCGTTTCAAGGTCAACAAACAATATGGAAAGTATACACTGGCATATGCTGATATTTCAAGAAATCGTCAAAGCAGAATCGTTTACTACCAGTTTATCAATGGATTATGGGTTATTATCGATGAGCAATTGTATCTTCGATTGTATATGAAAATGCAGACTGAACGCAGATTTGATATCAGCGATCCTGGCCGAACTGATATGTGCCATATTCAAGACTACTGCCCATTCGGAGCTCCATCATTCATATATACTCCATTTAATAAATACCATGTCAAGAGTGTTGTGGATGGTAATCAAGTATTGTGGACATCTGATGAGAATAAGTGCGAATACGTTGTAATCCACGGAGACGTCCATGACCCACGATTTCTCCATTGTTTCATAAAGGCTCCTGTTACCTATGATACCTtgtattttgagaaaataaatgGCCTATGGACTTCCATTCCGAGGGATTTGTTTTTTAGTAGATTGGATCAATTTGATAGGGAGACAGAAGCTCTCGCGCAGACGCAGTATCAGAATGGCAGAGAAATAGAACATGAGGAAAATGATATATCATAA
- a CDS encoding hypothetical protein (encoded by transcript BEWA_000840A) has protein sequence MEDVEHRIGDLNWKNCGKIDQLEAINEFGSDRLLKIEIEAAIAEIIKPKDVLKALEGVETDSDEVPIEINHLKLLCNFVTPKADTFALGKLPNETLDITGQFLGTLYVSRDRRVPSTKAEDTTWQSMPSFKEFRRVTPVGASASRNKG, from the exons ATGGAGGATGTTGAGCATAGAATAGGCGATTTAAACTGGAAAAACTGCGGAAAGATCGACCAGTTAGAGGCCATTAACGAATTTGGAAGCGATCGTCTCCTAAAGATCGAAATTGAGGCTGCAATCGCAGAAATAATAAAACCTAAAG ATGTTTTAAAGGCTCTAGAAGGAGTAGAGACTGATTCTGACGAGGTTCCTATCGAGATCAACCATTTGAAGCTCCTATGCAACTTCGTCACTCCAAAGGCTGACACGTTTGCTCTCGGGAAACTCCCAAATGAGACTCTAGACATTACTGGACAGTTTCTTGGTACACTTTACGTTTCAAGGGACCGCAGAGTGCCGTCCACTAAGGCTGAA GATACAACGTGGCAAAGTATGCCCAGTTTTAAGGAGTTTAGGAGGGTAACTCCTGTTGGCGCTTCAGCCTCTAGAAATAAGGGGTAA
- a CDS encoding signal peptide-containing protein (encoded by transcript BEWA_000850A) gives MEYQRVPVMLVIGLLALTHAVDPESSTRDKLVELKEQLEENIDQVSKITNDGRELTGKMTRLISMIKELIIGSTKSFRREVSKMTRIEREINDALRDAYPKLTSIGNSSTQMLSDIDELLMNPAAEDVIAEKIAEAEQLLQDDGAVLREIDEKRAVWDSRFGEISRMGKIIKLHFLFRSAKRLFWDSGDDKKDPPINEVKPESEDGDSESDSSKAQNSKTLENLTEIQTNLKKFMIHLNTAKEDVYQRMKRARELCDESKRYVRGSRGVENAHRDLMENKRRIDDIGVPAVRLIEDKEKDVGRNIDTINNCINTINWNQGREFFSEDMKERCKNEMSTTPEDYLRDVARKVEEMDDIIMTMERIVKEEEYGETNVFGRTRARRIRRHKDMVDDDQDTNVDPEPDVQEDEKEKNGFDNVSMLVITAILLTTLCI, from the coding sequence ATGGAGTATCAAAGGGTACCGGTTATGCTGGTCATTGGTCTGCTGGCACTGACACATGCTGTGGatccagaatcttcaaCAAGAGATAAGCTCGTTGAACTCAAGGAACAGTTGGAAGAAAACATAGATCAGGTTTCCAAAATCACAAATGATGGTAGGGAGTTGACTGGGAAGATGACAAGATTAATCTCTATGATCAAAGAGCTCATTATTGGTTCCACAAAGTCGTTTCGCCGGGAAGTTTCAAAAATGACGAGGATCGAGAGGGAGATTAACGACGCACTCAGAGATGCTTATCCAAAATTAACATCAATTGGAAATAGTTCCACTCAAATGCTTAGCGATATTGATGAACTCTTGATGAATCCAGCAGCTGAGGATGTCATTGCGGAAAAGATAGCGGAGGCTGAGCAACTATTGCAGGACGATGGCGCAGTACTTAGAGAAATCGATGAGAAACGTGCAGTCTGGGATTCTAGATTTGGGGAGATTTCCAGGATGGGAAAGATTATTAAGCTCCACTTTTTGTTTAGAAGCGCAAAAAGACTTTTTTGGGACTCGggtgatgataaaaaagATCCTCCCATTAATGAAGTGAAGCCAGAGTCAGAGGATGGAGACTCTGAGTCCGATTCATCTAAGGCGCAAAATTCGAAAACTTTGGAAAATCTAACGGAAATTCAGACAAACTTGAAAAAGTTTATGATTCACCTAAACACCGCCAAGGAAGATGTCTACCAGAGAATGAAACGGGCGAGAGAACTTTGTGATGAATCTAAAAGATATGTGAGAGGCTCAAGAGGTGTAGAAAATGCACACCGGGATCtgatggaaaataaacGCCGGATCGACGACATTGGTGTACCTGCCGTACGCTTAATTGAAGACAAGGAAAAGGATGTTGGTAGGAATATTGATACCATTAACAACTGCATCAACACCATAAATTGGAATCAAGGACGTGAGTTTTTTAGCGAGGATATGAAAGAACGATGTAAAAACGAAATGTCAACTACTCCAGAAGACTACCTCCGGGATGTTGCAAGGAAAGTTGAAGAGATGGATGATATCATAATGACAATGGAGCGTATTGTAAAAGAGGAGGAATATGGTGAAACAAACGTCTTTGGGAGAACAAGAGCTAGACGCATACGACGTCACAAGGATATGGTAGATGATGATCAGGATACTAATGTAGATCCAGAACCAGACGTtcaagaagatgaaaaagaaAAGAATGGGTTTGACAATGTGAGCATGCTCGTCATTACTGCAATATTGTTAACTACACTTTGTATATAA
- a CDS encoding signal peptide-containing protein (encoded by transcript BEWA_000800A) — MNVLLRVPLLLTIFLSTKSALGDYGNLHSETEKIRSIIEIDNDFEDAEDVEEDPQRIPITLDIAMETPDRIMTLEHREERYENLYVVEPGHDEHYKIGIVKDDGQVISEDNDLIVERIVYFCREKDGTKIINIVDYYLTTDGDTITATSDFIKRPDHDLYEPFAKIPVDIDITREIPEQIKEKRLLSLTDGSSYSIRNRYKYSHKIGAVYDGDELLFEDDDENIARYVYLINDQDYAKLVTIIDTKKGNDGYDFKETHRVIKVTGDPNYTPFVRNPIEIDVLADDYHEGVETTISGQGDMIFKLESDFAHYAYIGVVRYGNFIVNDVVKNGMFSKTVILDTNGAQPKITIRYDMEDGEIVFSYYRVVQGEQGDVILYDGDETI, encoded by the coding sequence ATGAATGTACTTCTGAGAGTACCCCTTCTGCTCACTATCTTCTTGTCTACAAAGAGTGCCCTAGGAGACTATGGAAATCTACACTCCGAAACTGAGAAGATTAGGTCAATCATAGAGATTGATAACGATTTCGAGGATGCGGAAGATGTCGAAGAGGACCCACAAAGGATTCCAATCACCCTTGACATAGCTATGGAGACACCAGATAGAATCATGACATTAGAACatagagaagaaagatATGAGAACCTTTACGTTGTTGAACCAGGACACGATGAACATTACAAAATTGGCattgtaaaggatgatggTCAAGTGATTTCTGAGGACAACGACCTAATTGTGGAGAGAATAGTCTACTTTTGCAGagaaaaggatggtacaaaaaTCATTAATATAGTCGATTATTATCTAACAACGGATGGAGACACTATTACAGCAACTAGTGATTTTATTAAAAGACCTGATCATGATCTATATGAACCATTTGCCAAGATTCCAGTGGACATTGACATTACCAGAGAGATACCCGAGCAGATCAAGGAGAAGAGACTTTTATCACTTACTGATGGTTCAAGTTATTCAATTAGAAATAGATACAAATATAGTCACAAAATAGGTGCAGTTTATGATGGTGATGAGCTCCTTTTCGAAGATGATGACGAGAATATTGCGAGATATGTATATCTCATTAACGATCAAGACTATGCCAAACTAGTTACCATAATTGATACAAAAAAGGGAAATGATGGGTACGATTTTAAGGAAACTCATAGAGTAATTAAAGTAACAGGAGATCCTAACTACACGCCCTTTGTGAGAAACCCTATAGAAATCGATGTGTTGGCAGACGACTATCATGAAGGCGTAGAAACTACCATATCAGGACAAGGAGACATGATATTTAAACTAGAAAGTGATTTTGCACATTACGCCTACATTGGCGTTGTGAGATACGGTAATTTTATAGTAAATGATGTGGTGAAAAATGGCATGTTCTCGAAAACCGTTATTCTAGACACGAATGGCGCACAACCAAAGATTACGATCAGATACGATAtggaagatggagaaaTCGTATTTTCATACTACAGAGTAGTTCAA
- a CDS encoding 40S ribosomal protein S15, putative (encoded by transcript BEWA_000870A), translating to MADDLGVQITKKRTFRTFKYRGFELEKLLEMPIDQLVELLPSRKRRRFARGVKRESLTLLKKLRAAKKDLPYGQKPEPVKTHLRDLIIIPEMIGSIVGVYNGKQFINVEIKPEMIGYYLGEFSITYKPVRHGKPGIGATHSSRFIPLK from the exons atg GCGGACGATCTAGGCGTTCAAATCACCAAAAAGAGGACCTTTAGGACCTTCAAGTACCGCGGCTTTGAGCTCGAGAAGCTCTTGGAAATGCCCATTGACCAACTCGTCGAGCTCTTGCCTTCCAGGAAGAGAAGGAGGTTCGCCAGAG GTGTCAAGAGAGAGTCCTTGACCTTGTTGAAGAAGCTCAGAGCAGCCAAGAAGGATCTTCCATATGGTCAAAAGCCAGAGCCAGTCAAGACCCACTTGAGGGATCTCATCATTATTCCAGAAATGATTGGTTCCATTGTTGGCGTCTACAATGGCAAGCAGTTCATCAACGTTGAAATTAAGCCCGAAATGATCGGTTATTATTTGGGTGAATTCTCCATTACCTACAAGCCTGTAAGACATGGCAAGCCGGGTATTGGAGCcacacattcttccagatTTATTCCACTCAAGTAG
- a CDS encoding signal peptide-containing protein (encoded by transcript BEWA_000810A) has protein sequence MGVSVMSLLTLFLIALILKATNALPEAEKFLIDLDISDIPPKRIGVAKSKRVPGGIHYIVKNSSRHSHVIGDVKDTGETILRGDERNMSRYVLVAKRERGATYVRIINRYRTGGKYSCHLREFIKEDGVSFYREIFRSTVDINLMMQDSDDAILVNVVPAVVWESSAGVEEHCLTEEDNNTGGDGLIRNYNVQKRIEDYVTIGVVRYGEYIVDDRIEDLLSRKVTWEGGIEHPKIIVTSLYRDGTELFIKYKMSVNKARGFYIHNSKKKLIHMSD, from the exons ATGGGTGTTTCTGTGATGTCACTGCTTACTCTATTCTTAATTGCACTCATTTTGAAAGCTACAAATGCGCTACCTGAGGCTGAAAAGTTCCTAATTGATTTGGACATTTCTGACATACCGCCAAAGAGAATTGGAGTTGCCAAGTCCAAAAGGGTTCCGGGTGGCATTCACTATATCGTCAAGAATTCTAGCAGGCACAGTCACGTTATAGGTGACGTCAAAGATACAG GCGAAACAATTCTCCGCGGAGATGAAAGGAACATGAGTAGATATGTATTGGTTGCAAAGAGGGAACGTGGCGCAACATATGTAAGGATCATTAACCGCTACAGAACTGGTGGTAAATATTCGTGTCACCTCAGggaatttataaaggagGATGGTGTTTCCTTCTACAGAGAAATCTTCAGGAGTACAGTGGACATTAATCTAATGATGCAAGATAGCGACGACGCTATTCTTGTTAATGTTGTACCGGCGGTGGTTTGGGAGAGTTCCGCAGGAGTGGAAGAACATTGTCTAACGGAGGAGGACAACAATACCGGGGGAGATGGGCTCATCAGAAATTACAATGTGcaaaagagaatagaagACTATGTGACTATTGGTGTGGTACGTTACGGTGAGTACATTGTGGACGACAGAATTGAGGACTTGCTCTCCAGGAAAGTGACTTGGGAGGGTGGAATAGAACACCCGAAAATCATCGTTACTTCACTCTATAGAGACGGAACAGAACTCTTCATAAAGTATAAAATGTCAGTGAATAAGGCCAGAGGGTTCTATATCCACAAttcaaagaagaaacttATCCACATGTCTGATTag
- a CDS encoding hypothetical protein (encoded by transcript BEWA_000820A) — MGQKYSLNVDISIGIDSYEVSHLEYDIYCYYDKNKLVRLSEDVNPQIDPKLQTQLFGYKRYTHEKDKDTLYNKYLLGKINYRSEEQTGLTTSSRLPRHVSTVYVFYWKNDHDNLFPLLVGVKGNKHVVYSRKYGSFASNNWKSSGIHDPDNPSNYYTELGNINTNFKNIIILDLNVTDTKNYCAHPYVYPCTGASEYRQVFPELHVDKLENTPIQGYVRFRYYFKNKEMIKVIGSCWKSEIYSFNNNDILREEWNEIYVYFPSGGNGSHKPLLVELIDKRNKNKNTHYYIFNLDGFSRINDVSRRNLLGLLDKLNCKFNSAHIFDISKFYSHNCPYCNVYFKVKTEEHTRYTNCSSDMHVRIGRIKSGHISLTLDSISFPINTMDNITVFYTTFGGSKVPFLIRIKYESKKTLWFKMANVDGKWRRAENCNDIKNDPEIIKILEEMEEIVKLCSITNSHTSSSAGHPNQNVEQDLLKTNTDSDDESEKYGSDEYPNPSDETIEKPSFDSDNAPREALYFEDNTKLSNKSRLIGLCSGVAGFVIVGGLIGISDRLLGSKRLFGNRLSELVYRRNLRQAT; from the coding sequence ATGGGCCAGAAATACTCTTTAAATGTGGATATTTCTATTGGAATAGATTCATATGAGGTATCACATTTAGAGTATGATATTTACTGTTACTACGATAAGAACAAATTGGTGCGTCTATCTGAAGATGTTAATCCACAAATCGATCCAAAATTACAAACTCAATTGTTTGGATACAAAAGATATACTcatgaaaaggataaagaTACATTATATAACAAATACTTACTTGGGAAAATAAACTATAGGAGCGAGGAGCAGACAGGATTAACTACCAGCTCCAGGCTCCCCAGACATGTAAGTACAGTCTATGTATTTTACTGGAAAAACGACCATGACAACCTCTTCCCATTACTCGTTGGAGTAAAGGGAAATAAACACGTTGTTTATAGTAGGAAGTATGGGAGTTTTGCGAGCAATAACTGGAAAAGTTCTGGGATACATGATCCAGATAATCCCAGTAATTACTACACAGAATTGGGGAATATTAACACAAACTTTAAGAATATAataattttggatttaaaTGTTACTGATACTAAGAATTACTGTGCTCATCCATATGTATACCCTTGTACAGGTGCATCCGAATATCGACAAGTCTTTCCGGAACTGCATGTAGACAAATTGGAAAACACTCCCATACAAGGCTATGTAAGATTTCGTtattattttaaaaataaagaaaTGATAAAGGTTATCGGTTCATGTTGGAAGAGTGAGATATACAGCTTCAACAACAATGATATTCTCAGGGAAGAGTGGAATGAGATCTACGTCTACTTTCCGTCAGGAGGCAACGGATCCCATAAACCTCTCCTTGTAGAGCTGATAGATAAAAGAAACAAGAATAAAAACACACActattatatttttaacCTCGATGGATTCAGCAGGATAAATGACGTAAGTCGGAGGAACCTACTTGGATTACTTGACAAACtaaattgcaaatttaaTAGTGCACACATATTCgatatttcaaaattttatagTCATAATTGCCCATACTGTAACGTTTATTTCAAGGTAAAAACAGAGGAACACACTCGTTATACAAACTGCAGTTCAGATATGCATGTTCGAATTGGAAGGATAAAAAGTGGTCACATATCCCTAACCCTAGACAGTATATCTTTTCCAATCAATACCATGGATAATATTACTGTATTTTATACAACTTTTGGTGGATCAAAGGTTCCATTTCTTATACGCATAAAATATGAATCCAAAAAGACCTTGTGGTTTAAAATGGCAAATGTTGACGGTAAATGGAGAAGGGCAGAAAATTGtaatgatataaaaaatgatcctgaaatcatcaaaatccTAGAGGAGATGGAAGAGAttgtaaaactttgcaGTATCACTAACTCCCATACATCATCTTCAGCAGGACATCCCAACCAGAATGTAGAACAAGATCTACTTAAGACCAACACAGATTCTGACGATGAAAGTGAAAAGTATGGAAGCGACGAATATCCAAACCCTTCGGATGAAACGATAGAGAAACCCTCATTCGACAGTGATAATGCGCCACGGGAAGCCTTGTACTTTGAGGATAATACAAAACTTTCCAACAAATCAAGATTAATTGGACTATGTTCCGGCGTTGCTGGATTTGTGATTGTTGGTGGTTTGATTGGAATTTCAGATCGATTACTTGGGTCGAAACGCCTTTTTGGAAACCGACTATCTGAGCTTGTTTATAGACGTAATTTGAGACAAGCAACCTAG
- a CDS encoding uncharacterized protein (encoded by transcript BEWA_000860A), with protein sequence MSVTMFVSLFFFLLQNGCIAVKPDLSKACHAKSREYSLDNVQGCCCSGTFVNSTNITVGFWTTSSISSYLFTLALLFLASLVSPCIKNMREQFRNRMLKKYVGGPFVSHLLLFMIALFTYILDFMIMLIIMGFNVGVFISITAGYAAGYVLSSPTICKHNMLQSDIEYAHTECH encoded by the exons ATGTCTGTAACAATGTTTGTCTcgcttttcttctttttgcTCCAAAACGGGTGTATAGCTGTGAAGCCAGATTTGTCCAAAGCTTGCCACGCAAAGTCACGCGAAT ATTCTCTCGACAACGTCCAAGGCTGTTGTTGTTCTGgtacatttgtaaataGCACCAACATCACAGTTGGCTTTTGGACCACTTCATCG ATCTCCTCGTACCTATTCACTTTGGCTTTGCTCTTCTTGGCGTCCCTAGTCAGCCCGTGCATAAAAAATATGAGAGAGCAATTCCGTAATAGAATGCTCAAAAAATACGTTGGAGGCCCATTCGTGTCACACCTACTCCTCTTCATGATTGCGCTATTCACCTATATACTAGATTTTATGATAATGCTCATCATCATGGGATTCAATGTCGGAGTATTCATATCAATCACCGCCGGATATGCTGCAGGCTACGTACTCTCCTCACCCACCATATGCAAACATAATATGCTCCAAAGCGATATTGAATATGCACACACGGAATGTCACTAG
- a CDS encoding signal peptide-containing protein (encoded by transcript BEWA_000900A) — MNVLLKVQLLLTTILSLILLQPLFQGTNATPTGNKILLNVDISAKPGYYIRNFPSTEFPRGIYYSARVGNRCQHAIGNVFDGPELIIPGDPNSITRSVLVVPREDGTKYVKVLTKYAGGPTRPVVNVLEFLRFPTNLHYVQIQRVHLDLDILDFNHNQMINAELLVNWQKHDEDVANGRAPMGIPENLETIPMKFTVQEDMQDHFTIGVVKYNGRIVESRTDGLMSRQVTWEGGVRRPRIIILSRYVDNTEIKGRYEFSGTSGWSISHSNKKYLNLFL; from the coding sequence ATGAATGTACTTTTGAAAGTACAGCTTCTGCTCACCACAATCCTATCGCTCATTCTACTGCAACCCCTTTTTCAAGGAACCAACGCAACTCCAACCGGAAACAAGATTCTGCTTAATGTAGACATTTCTGCGAAGCCTGGGTATTATATTCGGAACTTCCCATCCACAGAATTCCCCAGAGGTATTTATTATTCTGCAAGGGTAGGAAATAGATGTCAGCATGCTATCGGTAACGTGTTCGATGGACCAGAGCTGATTATCCCTGGAGATCCAAACTCTATAACTAGATCCGTTCTAGTTGTGCCTAGAGAAGACGGTACCAAGTATGTGAAGGTACTTACAAAATATGCGGGTGGTCCTACCAGGCCAGTAGTTAATGTTTTAGAATTTCTGAGATTTCCAACTAATTTACACTATGTGCAAATTCAGAGGGTTCATCTGGATTTGGACATCTTAGATTTCAACCACAACCAAATGATAAATGCCGAACTTCTGGTTAATTGGCAAAAGCACGATGAGGATGTGGCCAATGGAAGAGCTCCTATGGGTATACCAGAAAATTTGGAGACCATTCCCATGAAATTTACTGTTCAGGAAGACATGCAAGATCATTTCACAATTGGTGTAGTCAAGTATAACGGACGCATTGTAGAGAGCAGGACTGATGGACTAATGAGCAGACAAGTCACCTGGGAGGGAGGAGTGAGAAGGCCAAGGATTATCATCCTGTCAAGATATGTGGATAATACAGAGATTAAAGGTAGATATGAATTCTCAGGGACTTCGGGATGGTCTATTTCTCACAGTAACAAGAAATATTTGAATTTGTTTCTGTAG